The DNA region CTGCGCGTATTGTTGTACATTGCACTGGAGGTCCCTAACTTACCCTTTGATGTTGTCATCCAAAATAATATTGCCATGCAACAGCAAGTGCAGCCATTAACAAGACTTTTAGTACTAATTTAGAATTTATCAAGGGTGATGATTCTGAAGGTGATTGGGAAGGCTCCTGTGATCTTCCTCTAAGCTTGGTTGACAGTCTGGACAGCAGTTCAGAAGGGCGACCGGTTTTTACAGCAGCAGCTGCAAATGGAGGAATGAAAGACAAAGATCAGGAGCCCAGTACATGTGCAAGTCGAGCCAATAAAAAACTGTTATTCAAAAGATAGTGTCACTTTTTAGATATTGGAAATGATTAGCTCAAAACAAATGTCTTGGATCGACGCATTTTAATGTGCATTGATATCATCCcataattaacattttaattcagcaatttaattttttcgttGATTCACTAACATTTAGATTGtaattatagaattaattaaagagaGAGGGCCTTCCATAGACCATATCTACAGACCATATTCCAGTGATCCTGCAACAACACAGTTCAAGCCATGAAGTTACCTTTGCTTTTAAGAAGTCTTTCCTTCTCTCCAACCCGCTGCCGAAGTACATTGAGCAGCGACCCAAAATACAGAGCAAACACTGTGCATGTGATAGTGATGACATTGTATGGCATGCTAAAATCAGGAGTTGTCAAAGGTACAAGTAATACTTCAGTGTACGAGAGAACAGGACTGCTTTCCTGCATCACAAATCTACAATCAATCCAATAAACTTGGATTGTTCAATATGAAGCACATGAGAATCTCGAATATCATATCACCTGAAATTTAGACAGCATGGGTGATTTTCTCTCAGAGTCGTTGCTAGGGAAATGCATACTTGCATGGAAGTTGGGAAAGATTATTGCAGCTGATGGAATATCAAATCCTTGATTGGCATCTGGAGGGTATTCATCAATGTGCAAAAAACCCTGTTGACATATCATAAAGCAGTAGATAAGAAACACAATTCCAATGCAGCTTGGCTGTCTTAGAAACATCACAAGTCCTGTGCATGTGATCATTAATAACTGTATGTTTTTCCATTCTGCTAGACTATTACTATCTTTCTCTATGCGTTAGGTGCAACAGAAAATCATCACTATAGCAAGATTCAGTACATTGGAGCATTTAGATGACTTGATTCGAAGCCCTATGTTCATTGAGAAAGCTACTATAATGTGCTTCTAGTATCCAGcagattaactaaaaaaaaaaaatgtctattCAAAGCAGTGTCCATGTCAAGTAAATCAGGGAGAAtctgagattaaaaataaaaaaatcttgcagACAGGAAATTATAATCTATTTGCCCTTAGCCACTGTTTCCATGGTTTGGCTTCCCAGAGGATGTTATTGACCATTGTACATATTTTATGACACTCGAATTCATTCACTAATCACTCTATAATTCTAATTCCAAGTcaaacttgaaaacatgaagTGTTACGCATACCTTATCAAAATCTAATGTCAAAGCAGCTGATTTCACACCACAAGGAAGCTTCAGTACCATCTCCATCATACCAGGGGATATCTTGTCTTTGGAAGGCATAACATGTATCTTTTCCACAAAAGCTCCAACTGCCTTCAGTTGATCATCCACAAACAGCTGGAGAGAATGATAATATACCCTGATATACCAAGGGACAATTTGGAAAATATTAACATGCAACTCACATCCATCACTAGCACTATCAGCAACCGGGGAACTGTCATTCAAATCTGTAGATTTCAACAAGATAGCAATTGCACCTCTTTCATTCCCGCTTCCCATCAAAAATCTAGTAGCATGTAATGGAGCTTGTTGACATGACCATATTACAGGAAATTTCCATGTCAGGCCTAGATCAAATGGTTTAGAGTTGCTGTACTTGTCAACTGAAAATTCATAAAGTAAAGAGGAGCCTATTCCATGCCTACTATTTTCTTCTGTAAGTACCCTGTCTGGATTAAATGACAATTCAAAGTTGGCTTCAACATCATACCCTTCAGAGCCAATATTTTTCTTCAGTTCAGAAACTAGGCCTCTCTCAAGCTGAAGATATACTTTACTAGACTTAGCAAGAGCACACCTCCCATTGACTTTCCTACCAAAAATTGAACTCAAAGACCAGCTTGGTTGAAGATACGATTCACTAATATGAGTCAAGCTAGTTCTTTGACTACTGGGATGAAGAACAACAGTAAGTGTTTGTTCTAGAACAATGCCCGGATTCAACCCCTCAAGATCGGATGCATTTGAAGTCAAATGCAGTCGCTGAGAATGAtaaaaacttgtataaattGATGGCCTGTCCATTAAGGCAGAAAGCCCAGCATTATCTCGACAAGGAAGGAGCTTCAACCATGGAGTTAGGTTCTCAGTGCAAACAGCCTCACGGGGCAGCATACCATACCTCAGACTGCCAGAGGCTTGCCTAAAGCTCCATTCAGGGGCAGAATACATGGTAGATGACTCGAGGAAATTAATTGAAGCACAGAAAAGACCTGAAAGGGTATGGGTTAAATTCTTCCAAGAAGCATCAACTTGCTCTTTAGGAACATCAAAGACAGCCCACAACTCAACTCCAGGAGGCTTAGCATTGTTGCTTGACATGGTGTCAAACCCACCCCAGCGTTCATAGTTCCACCGACCTTGTGTGAACGATAATTCCATTTCCTTGACCCGGAATTTCTCCACCTGTCCAGGTTAAACTTTCCACGATTTATATACACTACACTAGCTTCAATCCaggaagatatatatatatatatatatatattgacataACATAAAGTCTACAATTGAAGGGAGCGGAGCAATTAGtgtaagaaaaataacacaaattcaaatttaacaaTACAACTACTACTCTAAATATCAAGTTTCACACTCTTCctttaccttttaaaaaaaacaaaacaaattgtgGAAAGTGAGTCAAACAAAACTATTACCATCTGAGAAATGGCTTTAGGGAAGAGATGATGGTGGCGGCGGCCATTGGAATTGCAAGGAGGAGCTCTAGTTTCAAAGTGGAAATGAGCCAACACTTTCCGATCAGGCAACGGCTTCAACAACAATTCCTCTTGGAACTCTTCTTTATCTACTGCCGATCCAGAGGCTTTTGTTGAAGATAACAGTAAAAAGAGTAAGAAAGCCCATCTTGGTGGAAGTTCCATTGATTCAGTAAGAGAGGGTGGCGACTCAGTGGGTCAGTGTTGTGAGCTGGAAACAATCCGCCGTTCGAGAGTTGAGAGACCACACCAACCTACGCTCCCCTTTCTATTTGAATCTTGATTCCGACTCGCAGCGTTCAGCTTATGGTCTTCCTTCTGGTTCTCTGGCACAACATCCTACTTATAGGCATTGTTACCGACCGCCTCGGGGAAAGACCTGAAAAAAGAGCCAGATCGTTGGATCAGTGAGATAACCCTTCGATGATGTTTGAtggaaaaacattatttttaatatagtaaattaaaacaatttaaaaataaaaaaaaaaattaattttaaaaacatcaagtatttaaaaaatactatttaaaacaCACGATATCAAAATGCCTTTATATATATCATGGGGccaattatttttagtattgtttatcatgtttatttttagattatttaaaatataatcaagttAAATAGCTTATTTagtttaactaattttttttaaaaaaaagtaattaaaaatatcatataagtATTTGGTAAGGATTTCAATTATACCAAATGGCTTATATAGCATTTctatttgctttaaaa from Populus alba chromosome 14, ASM523922v2, whole genome shotgun sequence includes:
- the LOC118039413 gene encoding uncharacterized protein; the protein is MELPPRWAFLLFLLLSSTKASGSAVDKEEFQEELLLKPLPDRKVLAHFHFETRAPPCNSNGRRHHHLFPKAISQMVEKFRVKEMELSFTQGRWNYERWGGFDTMSSNNAKPPGVELWAVFDVPKEQVDASWKNLTHTLSGLFCASINFLESSTMYSAPEWSFRQASGSLRYGMLPREAVCTENLTPWLKLLPCRDNAGLSALMDRPSIYTSFYHSQRLHLTSNASDLEGLNPGIVLEQTLTVVLHPSSQRTSLTHISESYLQPSWSLSSIFGRKVNGRCALAKSSKVYLQLERGLVSELKKNIGSEGYDVEANFELSFNPDRVLTEENSRHGIGSSLLYEFSVDKYSNSKPFDLGLTWKFPVIWSCQQAPLHATRFLMGSGNERGAIAILLKSTDLNDSSPVADSASDGCELHVNIFQIVPWYIRVYYHSLQLFVDDQLKAVGAFVEKIHVMPSKDKISPGMMEMVLKLPCGVKSAALTLDFDKGFLHIDEYPPDANQGFDIPSAAIIFPNFHASMHFPSNDSERKSPMLSKFQESSPVLSYTEVLLVPLTTPDFSMPYNVITITCTVFALYFGSLLNVLRQRVGEKERLLKSKAAAVKTGRPSELLSRLSTKLRGRSQEPSQSPSESSPLINSKLVLKVLLMAALAVAWQYYFG